The Humulus lupulus chromosome 3, drHumLupu1.1, whole genome shotgun sequence genome window below encodes:
- the LOC133824602 gene encoding pentatricopeptide repeat-containing protein At2g27800, mitochondrial-like isoform X1, translating into MISLRRFSCSNSNLVNRLNCVNPFGQYLYYFKRVFVLSCNSNLVNGNELRYFSFMALKGHKPCSRIASKGLQRGFEQFPLCSFYSTKPICRSYRRRASKRLKASSKPILDEAQFQRALSQLLPRFTVEELGNVMAQRDDPLVCLELFNWASQQPRFKHDASIYHIAIKKLGAAEMYEEMDDVVNQVLAISHMGTEALFNTIIYFFTEARKLTRAINIYKHMKNSRNLGCRPSIRTYNTLFAAFLSRGNNSYINHVYMDTIRGLFGQMVSDGIEPDIFSLNSMVKGYVLSLHVNDALRIFHQMGVVYKCIPNSFTYDYLIHGLCAQGRTNNATELCNEMKSKGFIPSGKSYNSLVNALALSGDVEEAIKYLWEMIEQQRSADIITYRTVLDEVCRSGRIEDAMKLLKQFQEKDLVDGHLYRRLLHVLEDDYGHSTDNN; encoded by the coding sequence ATGATTTCTCTTCGTAGATTCAGTTGTTCGAACTCGAATCTTGTTAATAGGCTCAATTGTGTAAATCCATTTGGCCAATATCTGTATTACTTTAAAAGAGTCTTTGTATTGTCATGTAACTCGAATTTGGTTAATGGAAATGAGCTGCGATACTTTTCTTTCATGGCACTGAAGGGCCACAAGCCATGTTCCAGAATTGCTTCAAAAGGATTACAACGTGGATTTGAACAGTTTCCCTTGTGTTCTTTTTACTCAACTAAGCCTATATGTAGGTCTTATAGGAGAAGGGCTAGTAAGAGATTGAAAGCTAGTAGTAAGCCTATTCTGGATGAAGCTCAGTTTCAAAGGGCGTTGTCTCAGCTTCTTCCTAGATTTACAGTTGAAGAATTGGGCAATGTTATGGCTCAGCGAGATGATCCTCTTGTGTGCTTGGAGTTGTTCAATTGGGCCTCGCAGCAGCCGAGGTTCAAGCATGATGCTTCCATTTATCACATTGCCATAAAGAAGCTTGGTGCGGCTGAAATGTATGAGGAAATGGATGATGTTGTCAACCAAGTGCTTGCTATCTCTCATATGGGTACTGAGGCTCTTTTCAATaccattatatattttttcacagAAGCTAGGAAGTTGACTAGAGCTATCAATATATATAAGCACATGAAGAACAGTAGGAACTTGGGTTGTAGGCCTTCAATTAGAACTTATAATACTCTTTTTGCGGCATTTTTGAGTAGGGGAAACAATTCTTACATTAACCATGTGTATATGGACACCATTAGAGGCCTGTTTGGGCAAATGGTGAGTGATGGAATCGAACCTGATATATTCTCTTTGAATTCCATGGTTAAGGGGTATGTCCTTTCTCTTCATGTTAACGATGCACTTAGAATATTTCACCAGATGGGTGTAGTCTATAAGTGCATTCCAAACTCGTTTACCTATGATTATCTGATCCACGGATTATGTGCTCAAGGCAGGACGAACAATGCTACAGAGTTATGCAATGAAATGAAGAGTAAAGGCTTTATTCCTAGTGGTAAATCTTACAACTCACTTGTGAATGCTTTGGCTCTTAGCGGAGATGTTGAAGAGGCGATTAAGTATCTGTGGGAGATGATTGAACAGCAGAGGTCGGCTGATATTATAACATATAGAACAGTACTGGATGAGGTATGCAGAAGTGGCAGGAT
- the LOC133824602 gene encoding pentatricopeptide repeat-containing protein At2g27800, mitochondrial-like isoform X2 translates to MISLRRFSCSNSNLVNRLNCVNPFGQYLYYFKRVFVLSCNSNLVNGNELRYFSFMALKGHKPCSRIASKGLQRGFEQFPLCSFYSTKPICRSYRRRASKRLKASSKPILDEAQFQRALSQLLPRFTVEELGNVMAQRDDPLVCLELFNWASQQPRFKHDASIYHIAIKKLGAAEMYEEMDDVVNQVLAISHMGTEALFNTIIYFFTEARKLTRAINIYKHMKNSRNLGCRPSIRTYNTLFAAFLSRGNNSYINHVYMDTIRGLFGQMVSDGIEPDIFSLNSMVKGTNNATELCNEMKSKGFIPSGKSYNSLVNALALSGDVEEAIKYLWEMIEQQRSADIITYRTVLDEVCRSGRIEDAMKLLKQFQEKDLVDGHLYRRLLHVLEDDYGHSTDNN, encoded by the exons ATGATTTCTCTTCGTAGATTCAGTTGTTCGAACTCGAATCTTGTTAATAGGCTCAATTGTGTAAATCCATTTGGCCAATATCTGTATTACTTTAAAAGAGTCTTTGTATTGTCATGTAACTCGAATTTGGTTAATGGAAATGAGCTGCGATACTTTTCTTTCATGGCACTGAAGGGCCACAAGCCATGTTCCAGAATTGCTTCAAAAGGATTACAACGTGGATTTGAACAGTTTCCCTTGTGTTCTTTTTACTCAACTAAGCCTATATGTAGGTCTTATAGGAGAAGGGCTAGTAAGAGATTGAAAGCTAGTAGTAAGCCTATTCTGGATGAAGCTCAGTTTCAAAGGGCGTTGTCTCAGCTTCTTCCTAGATTTACAGTTGAAGAATTGGGCAATGTTATGGCTCAGCGAGATGATCCTCTTGTGTGCTTGGAGTTGTTCAATTGGGCCTCGCAGCAGCCGAGGTTCAAGCATGATGCTTCCATTTATCACATTGCCATAAAGAAGCTTGGTGCGGCTGAAATGTATGAGGAAATGGATGATGTTGTCAACCAAGTGCTTGCTATCTCTCATATGGGTACTGAGGCTCTTTTCAATaccattatatattttttcacagAAGCTAGGAAGTTGACTAGAGCTATCAATATATATAAGCACATGAAGAACAGTAGGAACTTGGGTTGTAGGCCTTCAATTAGAACTTATAATACTCTTTTTGCGGCATTTTTGAGTAGGGGAAACAATTCTTACATTAACCATGTGTATATGGACACCATTAGAGGCCTGTTTGGGCAAATGGTGAGTGATGGAATCGAACCTGATATATTCTCTTTGAATTCCATGGTTAAGGG GACGAACAATGCTACAGAGTTATGCAATGAAATGAAGAGTAAAGGCTTTATTCCTAGTGGTAAATCTTACAACTCACTTGTGAATGCTTTGGCTCTTAGCGGAGATGTTGAAGAGGCGATTAAGTATCTGTGGGAGATGATTGAACAGCAGAGGTCGGCTGATATTATAACATATAGAACAGTACTGGATGAGGTATGCAGAAGTGGCAGGAT
- the LOC133824601 gene encoding putative disease resistance protein At3g14460 isoform X2 has product MAAELVIGSLLSASFDFLLEKIASPYVEEFFFKGNKSCVSERLLKLKSTFNCLAAVRFEVENKKIKNPAVEKWLDDLLDAVDDAEDFFGDIQYDALKSKITEAETERRKVTKLFNYTNPRNSVQRIRNSNMEEILQRLESSANQIGILNLEKNVVEVKPSVMLFVKTSLPDEPEVYGRENDKDSLMKSLTSDKFDVIPIVGMGGIGKTTLAQTLFNDEEVMKMFELKVWVYVSDKFDAMAVTKTILQQVASGDDVRNGMDLNSLQVNLAKKLMGKKFLIVLDDAWADDYVQWTEVMKPFNNGVRGSKIIVTTRNKSVADSIGTVDPHYLKELSKDECWELFAKHASCGNLDMFIENPKLERIGREVANKCDGLPLAAKVLGGLLRSTLDAEKWEQIASSNIWKLTDKRSKFLPAALEVSYRYLPAHLKKCFAYCSIFPKGYEFQRQELVLIWMAENLVMHSEGSKRMEEVGDEYFDELISMSFFQPRTDYYNKSYFVMHDLIVDLARVVSGKYCYLLEHIEDIDKFEKKTRHLGCATEVLCYGDKISTYDFKATRLQTLLSISSGFGDSLVPKEVVHDLLPKLKCLKVLSFRDCGITDLADSIGDLKYLRYLDLSGTKIVMLPESVTTLYNLQTLKLEYCDRLETLPKDMHHLINLRHLIISKAGLVEMPSQISKLTKLQMLTTFVVGKDSGAKIEELANLPSLRGELSIKKLENVANITKASDQVNVLNKKQLAKLSLVWTTDIANVVVDPKHGESVLEMLSPNTTLKQIEILGYPGTKFPNWIGDDSFSNIVDIKLSGRRHCSNLPPLGQLPSLKILHISRFHSVTTVGAEFYGNSSAKKKPFSSLETLSFSFMYSWEQWHSMQTEDAATYGKLKTLEIRHCRKLIGDLPRFLPSLTKIEIDADKQCALNIPRLPCVTEMIISKLENVESLYEAIKAMNPSSSTGSLLTTLTPLQSLTLSYCGSSFRSCHMDLFPTIRTLKINNCHYFEALSMSDGQCQELTSLTIHCCPSFVSFPNGGLIPPKLRELRISRCPKLKWLPEKMTSLSSLKYLKIEGCSLLKTIPEGGLPISLSSLRINYHQLLRIKWNWQTLPNLMIVTVNGDEEDLESFPEEGLLPDTITILLFYNFPKLRGLDKNGLSQLTSLQQLRIISCPELQTLSEEGFPTSLSSLLISNCPQLKKIYDPKESENKEYWRKISHIPHVEIS; this is encoded by the coding sequence ATGGCTGCTGAACTTGTGATCGGGTCTCTTCTCTCTGCTTCTTTTGATTTTTTGCTGGAAAAGATAGCTTCTCCTTATGTTGAGGAGTTCTTCTTCAAGGGAAATAAAAGTTGTGTTTCTGAGAGGCTTTTGAAGCTGAAGTCAACGTTCAACTGTCTTGCTGCTGTTCGTTTCGAGGTGGAGAACAAGAAAATCAAAAACCCTGCTGTGGAGAAGTGGCTGGACGATCTTCTCGATGCTGTGGATGATGCTGAGGACTTCTTTGGCGATATCCAATATGATGCTCTGAAGTCCAAGATAACTGAGGCAGAAACAGAAAGAAGAAAGGTAACAAAGCTCTTCAATTATACAAATCCTCGTAACTCAGTTCAACGTATAAGAAACAGCAACATGGAAGAGATTCTTCAGAGATTGGAGTCTTCGGCAAATCAAATTGGAATCTTGAATCTAGAAAAGAATGTTGTTGAGGTGAAACCATCAGTAATGCTGTTTGTTAAGACTTCACTGCCGGATGAACCTGAAGTTTATGGTAGAGAGAATGACAAGGATTCTTTAATGAAGTCTTTGACATCGGATAAATTTGACGTCATTCCCATAGTGGGAATGGGTGGGATTGGAAAAACAACCCTTGCTCAAACCCTTTTCAATGATGAAGAAGTGATGAAGATGTTTGAACTTAAGGTGTGGGTGTACGTTTCTGATAAATTTGACGCCATGGCTGTGACAAAAACCATTCTTCAACAAGTGGCTTCGGGTGATGATGTTCGCAATGGCATGGATTTGAATTCGCTTCAAGTTAACTTGGCGAAGAAGTTAATGGGAAAAAAGTTTTTGATTGTTCTAGACGATGCTTGGGCGGATGATTATGTTCAGTGGACGGAAGTGATGAAGCCTTTCAATAATGGGGTAAGAGGCAGCAAAATAATAGTGACGACAAGAAACAAATCAGTTGCAGATAGCATTGGAACTGTTGATCCACACTATCTTAAAGAATTATCAAAAGATGAGTGTTGGGAACTGTTTGCGAAACACGCCTCTTGTGGAAATCTTGATATGTTTATTGAGAATCCAAAACTAGAAAGAATTGGCAGAGAAGTTGCTAATAAATGTGATGGCTTGCCTTTAGCTGCTAAAGTTCTAGGAGGCCTCTTGAGATCGACGTTGGATGCTGAGAAGTGGGAACAAATAGCATCGAGTAATATTTGGAAGCTGACAGATAAAAGGAGCAAGTTTCTTCCTGCGGCCTTAGAAGTGAGCTACCGCTATCTTCCTGCACACTTGAAAAAGTGTTTTGCTTATTGCTCAATATTCCCAAAAGGCTATGAATTTCAAAGACAGGAACTAGTCTTAATATGGATGGCAGAAAATCTTGTGATGCATTCGGAGGGGAGTAAGAGAATGGAAGAAGTTGGTGATGAGTATTTTGATGAATTAATATCTATGTCGTTTTTTCAACCGAGGACCGATTACTATAATAAGTCGTATTTTGTTATGCATGACCTTATAGTTGATTTGGCTAGAGTTGTTTCTGGAAAATATTGTTATTTGTTGGAGCATATTGAAGATATTGATAAGTTTGAGAAGAAGACTCGTCACCTTGGATGTGCCACGGAAGTCCTTTGTTATGGTGATAAGATATCTACTTATGATTTTAAAGCTACTCGTTTGCAAACCCTTTTGTCAATAAGTTCTGGTTTTGGTGATTCATTGGTTCCTAAGGAAGTAGTGCACGATTTGCTGCCGAAGTTGAAATGTTTGAAAGTTTTATCTTTTCGTGATTGTGGTATCACTGATTTGGCTGATTCAATCGGTGATCTAAAATATCTTCGCTATTTAGACCTTTCTGGCACCAAGATTGTGATGTTGCCCGAATCTGTAACTACATTGTACAATTTACAGACATTGAAATTGGAATATTGTGATCGACTTGAAACTCTGCCTAAAGATATGCATCATCTCATTAATTTGAGACATCTTATTATAAGCAAAGCTGGGCTAGTAGAGATGCCAAGTCAAATAAGTAAATTGACGAAACTCCAAATGTTGACAACATTCGTTGTGGGAAAGGATAGTGGTGCTAAAATAGAAGAGTTGGCAAACCTTCCAAGTCTACGAGGAGAACTTTCCATTAAGAAGTTAGAAAATGTGGCCAATATTACAAAAGCATCGGATCAAGTCAATGTACTAAATAAGAAGCAACTTGCGAAATTGAGTTTGGTATGGACTACTGATATTGCTAATGTTGTTGTTGATCCAAAACATGGAGAGAGTGTGCTTGAAATGCTTTCACCTAACACAACGTTGAAGCAGATCGAGATTCTTGGTTACCCTGGCACAAAATTTCCAAATTGGATTGGTGATGATTCGTTCAGCAACATTGTTGACATAAAGCTTAGTGGGAGGCGGCATTGCTCCAATTTACCACCACTTGGGCAACTGCCTTCACTAAAAATTCTTCACATTTCAAGATTTCATTCAGTAACGACTGTGGGTGCTGAGTTTTACGGGAATAGTTCTGCGAAGAAGAAGCCATTTTCATCATTGGAAACCTTAAGCTTCAGCTTCATGTATTCATGGGAGCAATGGCACTCAATGCAAACTGAAGATGCAGCAACATATGGAAAGCTCAAAACACTTGAGATTAGACATTGTCGTAAGCTCATTGGGGATTTGCCTCGCTTCCTTCCTTCATTAACAAAGATTGAAATTGATGCAGATAAGCAGTGTGCTTTAAATATCCCAAGATTACCTTGTGTCACAGAAATGATAATTTCAAAATTGGAAAATGTGGAATCATTGTACGAGGCAATAAAGGCAATGAATCCTTCTTCTTCGACTGGAAGTTTGCTTACCACTCTCACTCCTCTTCAGTCACTTACTTTGAGTTATTGTGGGTCATCCTTTAGATCCTGCCATATGGATTTATTTCCCACAATCCGAACTCTTAAAATAAACAACTGCCATTACTTTGAAGCCCTCTCAATGTCAGATGGTCAATGTCAGGAACTAACTTCTCTGACTATCCATTGTTGTCCTAGCTTTGTGTCTTTCCCAAATGGTGGACTTATTCCTCCCAAACTGAGAGAACTTCGGATTTCTCGTTGCCCTAAATTGAAGTGGTTGCCTGAGAAGATGACTTCCCTCTCATCTTTGAAATATTTGAAAATCGAAGGTTGTTCATTGCTAAAGACTATTCCTGAAGGTGGTCTGCCCATTAGTTTGTCTTCACTTAGGATAAACTATCATCAACTTTTGAGGATAAAATGGAATTGGCAAACATTACCCAATCTCATGATTGTTACAGTTAACGGAGATGAAGAAGATTTGGAATCATTTCCGGAGGAAGGACTGCTGCCTGACACTATTACCATTCTTCTTTTCTATAACTTTCCAAAACTTAGAGGCCTGGACAAAAATGGGCTGAGTCAACTCACCTCCTTGCAACAACTTCGCATCATTTCGTGCCCTGAGTTGCAGACATTATCAGAAGAAGGGTTTCCAACATCCCTCAGCTCTTTGTTGATAAGTAATTGTCCTCAACTGAAGAAAATTTACGACCCAAAGGAGAGTGAGAATAAGGAGTACTGGAGAAAGATTAGTCATATACCCCATGTTGAAATCAGTTAA